In the genome of Gemmatimonadaceae bacterium, one region contains:
- a CDS encoding PAS domain S-box protein, protein MAPLPTPAHRLRAVEQAPLATVARLLRERNQLFLLHEALVEVERARSLEHRITILESAIKRIGYGRVETHYDFVMPPADQVARRISHSIILASNDLLVPLRAAGGAALGTLVLGEPLDGAAPTADRVRTVELFAQQVASIIENARLYAESERQRVRGEAFSDIARAVSGSLRLDDVLTLGLRHSMALLHAEGATISLVRDQQLVVVAGLGAGECLVGAPLPLGSSLTGRAIIERRPLIYNSTDVPDVYTPTRIAANVERALIAPLFSSSGGIGALSVINRERPFSQDDAVVLERLADQVALAVTNARLYEDAQGAADRYRQAVEDERRAREAVAQSEARYRNLFETATDAIYTLDPHGAFTSVNGATCELLGRDRADLLARSPLPFVSSADTGMVKEQFKAALLGQARGYQCLFVRPDGTTRLASVTNSPIRHGSQVIGILGVARDITDERERDRALERSEIRYTQLVESASDAIFTADAAGRLTAVNRSLEEATGKGRGELVGLPVMSLIDPRDQTEAQVALGAALAGEFPRGQLRYANASGEVRHCSLTVTPLTEGGVVTGMLGIVRDVTDERRLTEQLVQQEKLAAVGELVSGVAHELNNPLASVMAFAQLLLAAPPDAPPDREAIDAINQESKRAAKIVANLLTFARQHQPERTIADLNRVVHDTLELRRYALRTAQVEIEARLDPDLPLTWADAFQLQQVVLNLVTNAEHALSSWSGEKRITVSTSRRGDQLVVSVTDSGPGVPPENLSRIFNPFFTTKPVGEGTGLGLSISDGIVREHGGKIRVESRPGSGATFEIELPYAAPPTSTPTGGSEPVAVVPGMKRLLVVDDEQAIRHAVSIFFRSLGHVVDVAASGAEGLSRARNATYDVLLLDLRLPDATGDAILRQLDKEGRAPAKVVFVTGDTQSDAARAVLESTGCEVVGKPFLFDELAAVVLAAEPS, encoded by the coding sequence GTGGCTCCCCTACCCACTCCCGCGCACCGCCTGAGGGCGGTGGAGCAAGCGCCGCTCGCGACGGTCGCGCGACTGCTCCGCGAGCGCAACCAGCTCTTTCTTCTCCACGAAGCTCTCGTCGAGGTCGAACGGGCTCGCTCGCTCGAGCACCGCATCACGATTCTCGAGAGCGCCATCAAGCGAATCGGCTACGGCCGCGTCGAGACGCACTACGACTTCGTGATGCCGCCGGCCGATCAGGTGGCCCGTCGGATCAGCCACTCGATCATCCTCGCGTCGAACGATCTTCTCGTGCCGTTGCGCGCCGCGGGCGGCGCGGCTCTGGGTACGCTGGTACTGGGCGAGCCGCTCGACGGCGCCGCGCCGACCGCGGACCGCGTCCGCACCGTCGAGCTATTCGCGCAGCAGGTGGCGTCGATCATCGAGAACGCGCGGCTCTACGCGGAAAGCGAGCGGCAGCGCGTGCGCGGCGAGGCGTTTTCCGACATTGCACGCGCGGTGAGCGGCTCGCTTCGCCTGGACGACGTGCTGACGCTCGGGCTGCGCCATTCGATGGCGCTCCTCCACGCCGAGGGCGCGACGATCAGCCTCGTACGCGACCAGCAGCTTGTCGTCGTCGCCGGACTCGGCGCTGGCGAGTGTCTCGTCGGCGCGCCGCTGCCGCTCGGTTCGAGCCTGACGGGCCGAGCCATCATCGAGCGGCGGCCGCTCATCTACAACAGTACCGACGTTCCCGACGTGTACACGCCGACGCGCATCGCGGCGAACGTGGAGCGGGCCCTGATCGCTCCGCTCTTTTCGAGCAGCGGCGGAATCGGCGCTCTGTCGGTGATCAACCGGGAGCGTCCATTCTCTCAGGACGACGCCGTCGTTCTCGAGCGGCTCGCCGATCAGGTCGCGCTCGCGGTGACGAACGCGCGACTCTACGAGGACGCTCAGGGCGCCGCCGACCGGTACCGTCAGGCGGTCGAAGACGAGCGTCGTGCGCGCGAAGCGGTCGCGCAGTCCGAGGCGCGATACAGAAACCTGTTCGAGACGGCGACAGACGCGATCTACACGCTCGATCCGCACGGCGCCTTCACGTCGGTGAACGGCGCGACGTGCGAGCTTCTCGGCCGCGACCGCGCCGACCTGTTGGCGCGCAGCCCGCTTCCTTTCGTCTCGTCCGCGGACACGGGGATGGTGAAGGAGCAATTCAAGGCCGCGCTCCTCGGTCAAGCGCGCGGCTACCAGTGCTTGTTCGTCCGACCGGACGGCACCACTCGACTGGCGTCGGTGACGAACTCTCCGATCCGGCACGGATCGCAGGTCATCGGCATCCTCGGTGTCGCGCGCGACATCACCGACGAGCGCGAGCGCGACCGCGCGCTCGAGAGATCGGAAATCCGATACACGCAGCTGGTCGAGTCGGCATCGGATGCGATCTTCACGGCGGATGCCGCGGGACGGCTGACCGCGGTCAACCGTTCGCTCGAAGAAGCGACGGGGAAGGGGCGCGGCGAGTTGGTCGGGCTGCCGGTGATGTCGCTGATCGACCCGCGGGATCAGACGGAAGCGCAGGTCGCACTTGGCGCGGCGCTCGCCGGCGAGTTCCCGCGCGGCCAGCTCCGTTACGCGAACGCGTCCGGCGAAGTGCGGCACTGCTCATTGACCGTTACGCCGCTCACTGAGGGCGGAGTCGTGACGGGCATGCTCGGCATCGTCCGCGACGTCACCGACGAGCGGCGCCTCACCGAACAGTTGGTGCAACAGGAAAAACTGGCGGCGGTCGGCGAGCTGGTGAGCGGCGTCGCGCACGAGCTGAACAACCCACTGGCGAGCGTGATGGCGTTCGCGCAGCTGCTGCTCGCGGCGCCGCCGGACGCGCCGCCCGATCGAGAAGCGATCGACGCGATCAACCAGGAGTCGAAGCGCGCCGCCAAGATCGTCGCGAACCTCCTGACGTTCGCGCGCCAACATCAACCCGAGCGCACGATCGCCGACCTGAACCGCGTCGTGCACGACACGCTCGAGCTTCGGCGCTACGCGCTGCGCACCGCGCAAGTCGAGATCGAAGCGCGCCTCGATCCGGACTTGCCGCTCACGTGGGCCGACGCTTTTCAGCTCCAGCAAGTGGTGCTGAACCTCGTGACCAACGCGGAACACGCGCTCTCGAGCTGGTCGGGCGAAAAGCGCATCACGGTCAGCACGTCGCGCCGCGGAGACCAGCTCGTCGTGTCGGTGACCGATTCGGGCCCCGGCGTTCCGCCGGAGAATCTGTCGCGAATCTTCAATCCGTTTTTTACGACCAAGCCTGTTGGAGAAGGAACGGGGTTGGGTCTCTCGATCTCCGATGGAATCGTACGCGAGCACGGCGGAAAGATTCGCGTCGAGTCCCGCCCGGGGTCCGGCGCGACGTTCGAGATCGAGTTGCCTTACGCGGCACCGCCGACGTCCACGCCGACCGGCGGCAGCGAGCCGGTCGCCGTCGTGCCGGGAATGAAGCGGTTGCTCGTCGTGGACGACGAGCAGGCGATACGACATGCCGTGTCCATCTTCTTTCGCTCGTTGGGGCATGTCGTCGACGTAGCGGCGAGCGGCGCCGAAGGGTTGAGCCGTGCCCGCAACGCGACGTACGACGTGCTGCTGCTCGATCTTCGCCTCCCGGACGCGACCGGCGACGCGATTCTGCGCCAGTTGGACAAGGAGGGGCGTGCGCCGGCGAAAGTCGTGTTCGTGACCGGCGATACGCAGAGCGACGCCGCGCGCGCAGTGTTGGAGTCGACGGGGTGCGAGGTGGTCGGCAAGCCCTTCCTGTTCGATGAGCTGGCGGCCGTCGTCCTCGCCGCCGAGCCGAGTTGA
- a CDS encoding P1 family peptidase, which translates to MSASVDFGRLGIAIGHASDERGATGLTVIRGVKKPLRAGVCVVGRATGSREIAAASADHHVDGRVDAVLLTGGSAYGLDAASGVMRWMEERGRGHPVGPGVVPIVPAAVVFDLAPLGRFDARPTADMAYAAADTARSEGVSEGSVGAGTGTTVGKVAGPAWCMKGGFGCAIESTASNDLSVGAMVVVNAFGDVRDERGQIIAGARRPSGGFADTPRVLASGDIRSLSKFDDLGAQNTTLAVVAASVPLSSNTLTQLARAASAAMFRRITPSGSSFDGDIVFALSPFEDEVSRVEALVIESLAVAALEHAIERAVRCARGREGIPGLADAHA; encoded by the coding sequence GTGAGCGCGTCAGTCGATTTCGGCCGCCTCGGCATCGCGATTGGTCATGCGAGCGACGAGCGCGGCGCCACGGGGTTGACCGTCATTCGCGGCGTGAAGAAACCGCTGCGCGCCGGTGTCTGCGTCGTGGGTCGAGCGACGGGTAGCCGAGAGATCGCGGCGGCGTCGGCGGATCATCATGTCGACGGACGCGTCGATGCCGTTTTGCTCACGGGCGGATCCGCGTACGGTCTCGATGCGGCCTCCGGCGTGATGCGATGGATGGAAGAGCGCGGCCGCGGACATCCCGTCGGGCCTGGTGTCGTTCCGATCGTCCCGGCGGCGGTGGTGTTCGACCTCGCGCCACTCGGGCGGTTCGACGCGCGCCCGACCGCGGACATGGCCTACGCCGCGGCCGACACGGCGCGCAGCGAAGGAGTGTCCGAGGGATCGGTCGGCGCGGGGACGGGGACGACGGTCGGCAAGGTCGCCGGCCCCGCGTGGTGTATGAAGGGCGGTTTCGGCTGCGCGATCGAATCGACGGCGTCGAACGATCTGTCCGTCGGCGCGATGGTCGTCGTAAACGCGTTCGGCGACGTGCGAGACGAGCGAGGGCAGATCATCGCCGGCGCCCGGCGGCCGAGCGGTGGATTCGCCGACACGCCCCGCGTCCTCGCGTCGGGCGACATTCGATCGTTGAGCAAGTTCGATGACCTCGGCGCGCAGAACACCACGCTGGCCGTCGTGGCGGCGAGCGTTCCGCTTTCGTCGAACACGCTCACCCAGCTCGCGCGCGCGGCGAGCGCCGCGATGTTCCGCCGGATCACGCCGAGCGGGTCGTCGTTCGACGGCGACATCGTGTTCGCGCTCTCGCCGTTCGAGGACGAGGTCTCACGGGTCGAGGCGCTCGTCATCGAATCGCTCGCCGTCGCCGCGTTGGAGCACGCGATCGAGCGAGCGGTGCGTTGCGCGCGCGGACGCGAGGGAATACCCGGTCTCGCCGACGCGCATGCCTGA